A genomic stretch from Dissulfurispira thermophila includes:
- a CDS encoding branched-chain amino acid ABC transporter permease: MIPKIKKTDTRSSFFIALLSALLFLPFKGIKPAGIMFISIFILLSAISLLKKTKVIDVIKAIRIPKIERFRTFSVPAMLILFMTFPLILKDYYIDVLIMSGIYILLALGLNIIVGFTGLLNLGFAAFYAIGAYTYAIFNTKVGLGFWASLPISASFAAIAGLLLAIPALRLRGDYLAIVTLGFGEIVRLILNNWDSLTNGPNGITGIARPLFAGFSLAQLKYYYYLVFIIVIFSIVIIRRIELSRIGRAWIAIKENEIAASSMGINTTKYKLYAFTFGTFWAGIAGILFSAKMQFVSPESFTFMESILILSMIILGGIGNTYGAIIGAFILVILPEVLREVQLYRMLILGIGLVFLMIFRPQGILGGAKGVYFRG; this comes from the coding sequence ATGATTCCAAAGATTAAAAAAACTGATACCCGCTCGTCTTTCTTCATTGCTTTACTATCAGCCTTATTATTCCTTCCATTCAAAGGCATAAAGCCTGCAGGTATAATGTTCATAAGCATTTTTATTTTATTATCTGCCATTTCTCTTTTAAAAAAGACAAAAGTTATCGATGTAATAAAAGCCATTCGCATTCCTAAAATTGAGAGATTCAGGACATTTTCTGTTCCTGCAATGCTGATTTTATTTATGACCTTTCCTCTCATATTAAAGGACTATTATATCGATGTTCTAATAATGTCTGGGATATACATACTGCTTGCCCTTGGTTTAAACATCATAGTTGGCTTCACAGGACTCCTTAATTTAGGCTTTGCCGCCTTTTATGCCATAGGCGCTTACACATATGCGATTTTCAATACAAAAGTAGGTCTTGGCTTCTGGGCGTCGCTACCAATTTCTGCATCATTTGCTGCGATTGCAGGGCTGTTGCTTGCAATACCCGCATTAAGGCTCAGAGGTGATTATTTAGCAATAGTAACACTTGGCTTCGGAGAGATTGTCCGTCTAATCCTGAACAATTGGGATAGTCTTACAAATGGCCCAAATGGCATAACAGGCATAGCCCGTCCTTTATTTGCAGGTTTTTCTCTTGCTCAGCTTAAATATTATTACTACCTCGTATTTATTATTGTAATCTTCTCTATAGTGATAATCAGAAGAATAGAATTGTCAAGAATTGGAAGGGCATGGATAGCAATAAAAGAGAATGAAATCGCAGCATCTTCAATGGGAATAAATACCACAAAATATAAACTTTATGCCTTTACTTTTGGAACATTCTGGGCAGGGATAGCAGGGATATTATTCTCTGCAAAGATGCAATTTGTTTCACCAGAGAGTTTTACTTTTATGGAATCTATCTTAATCCTAAGCATGATTATACTCGGAGGAATAGGTAATACATACGGTGCGATCATAGGTGCATTTATTCTTGTTATCCTGCCCGAAGTATTAAGGGAAGTCCAGTTATATAGAATGCTTATCCTCGGAATCGGCCTTGTCTTTCTTATGATATTCAGACCTCAGGGAATATTAGGAGGAGCAAAAGGTGTATATTTTAGAGGTTAG
- a CDS encoding ABC transporter ATP-binding protein, with protein MYILEVRQLTKHFGGIKAIEDVSFKIKEGDIVSIIGPNGAGKTTLFNCLTGIAIPTKGNIYFMNMEISNLPSHRIAELGIARTFQNIRLFSEMTVLENVMVSQHTRVKYGLISAIIRGGNYRNKEQIITEKAFEYLELVGLENYANTMASNLPYGNQRRLEIARALATEAKIILLDEPTAGMNPIETSEVMSLIKKIKELGKTIILIEHDMRLVMNISDRVIVLDHGVKIAEGPPEDVKNDPLVIEAYLGREIY; from the coding sequence GTGTATATTTTAGAGGTTAGACAATTAACCAAACATTTCGGTGGTATCAAGGCAATAGAAGATGTAAGTTTCAAGATAAAAGAAGGAGATATAGTAAGCATTATAGGACCAAATGGTGCTGGAAAGACAACCCTTTTCAACTGCCTTACAGGGATAGCAATACCAACAAAAGGTAATATATATTTCATGAACATGGAAATATCAAACCTTCCTTCACACAGGATTGCAGAGTTAGGCATTGCAAGAACATTTCAGAATATAAGATTGTTTTCAGAAATGACTGTACTGGAAAATGTCATGGTCTCTCAGCATACAAGGGTAAAGTATGGACTTATCAGCGCAATAATAAGGGGAGGTAATTACAGAAATAAAGAACAGATTATAACAGAAAAGGCATTTGAATATTTAGAACTCGTTGGTCTCGAAAATTATGCAAACACTATGGCAAGCAATTTGCCGTATGGAAACCAGAGAAGACTCGAAATTGCAAGGGCACTGGCAACAGAGGCGAAAATAATCCTCCTTGATGAACCAACAGCCGGCATGAATCCAATAGAGACATCAGAAGTGATGTCTTTAATTAAAAAAATCAAGGAGCTTGGAAAAACTATAATTCTGATAGAACACGACATGAGACTTGTAATGAATATATCTGATAGAGTAATTGTATTAGACCATGGTGTGAAGATTGCAGAAGGACCACCAGAGGATGTAAAAAATGACCCATTAGTAATAGAGGCATATTTGGGAAGGGAGATATATTAA
- a CDS encoding ABC transporter ATP-binding protein, translating to MLKLTSIYTSYGHVKALKGINIEVNKGEIVCLIGNNGAGKTTTLLTISGIIKPDSGDIIFEGESLKNLAPHNIVNKGICHVPEGRRIFPRLTVLENLEMGAYQKFKVQSSKFKEKLDAVFSLFPILKERAKQMGGTLSGGEQQMLAIGRALMADPKLLLLDEPSLGLAPIMVSKIFKTIREINEEGVTILLVEQNAKAALRLSHRGYVLENGIIKLHGNGEDLLYNEDVKNAYLGE from the coding sequence ATGTTAAAGCTAACATCTATATACACATCATACGGTCATGTAAAGGCATTAAAGGGAATAAATATCGAAGTCAATAAAGGTGAAATAGTCTGTCTTATAGGTAACAATGGTGCAGGAAAAACAACAACCCTCCTTACTATTTCAGGAATAATAAAACCTGATTCAGGGGATATAATCTTCGAAGGAGAATCATTGAAAAACCTTGCTCCGCATAATATTGTAAATAAAGGCATCTGCCATGTTCCTGAAGGAAGAAGGATTTTCCCGAGACTAACAGTGCTTGAAAATCTTGAAATGGGAGCATATCAAAAGTTTAAAGTTCAAAGTTCAAAATTTAAAGAAAAATTGGATGCAGTCTTTTCATTATTTCCTATATTGAAAGAAAGGGCAAAACAGATGGGTGGAACATTAAGCGGTGGAGAGCAGCAGATGCTTGCAATAGGGAGGGCATTAATGGCAGACCCAAAGCTCCTTCTCCTTGATGAGCCGTCATTAGGACTTGCACCCATAATGGTTAGTAAGATATTTAAGACGATTAGAGAAATAAACGAGGAAGGAGTTACAATCCTTCTTGTTGAACAAAATGCAAAGGCGGCATTGAGGCTCTCACACAGGGGCTATGTCCTTGAAAACGGTATAATCAAACTACACGGAAATGGCGAAGATCTTTTGTATAATGAAGATGTAAAAAATGCATATCTGGGAGAATAG
- a CDS encoding molybdopterin biosynthesis protein yields the protein MKQVFLESLSLEEATKVLFDNLDARGLYCLSSEIINVTESVGRVTAVPIFARYSSPFYHSAAMDGYAVRFAETFSASEASPCLLKIGQDAVYVDTGDPMPEGFNAVVMIEDVNVITGQGEEYIEIYQPVTPYQHVRTIGEDIVATELIVPENHKIRSVDIGAMLASGHTEVSVRKRPLVSIIPTGTEIIEPDVVRNRPPNPPEIIEYNSSVLSGLVKESGAEAIRFPIVKDKLDEIKRSISMAVETSDIVLINAGSGRGSEDYTLTAIKELGEVIINGISIKPGKPLIVGFVDNKPVFGIPGYPVSAYLTFQLFVKPVIARFLGIAVEENEKIKATISRQIASPMGVDEFIRVKVGVVNERYIATPVGRGAGLLMSLVRADGIVRISAHTEALSVGTQVEVELIRQKNDIKNTIVCIGSHDNTLDILANIIKKNYPKFSLSSAHVGSMGGLIALKRGEAHFAGTHLLDEQSGEYNIPFVKRLLSDKKILLVNLAYRQQGLLVKKGNPKGIKGFKDLVRDDVIFINRQGGSGTRLLLDKHLKDLGINPYTVKGYDREEYTHMAVASAVLTGLADTGLAIYSSANALGLDFIPVANERYDLAIPVEFVDTEMIRIILKILREDEEFKMAVESLGGYDIRDMGKVIFEG from the coding sequence ATGAAACAAGTATTTCTTGAGAGCCTTTCTCTTGAAGAAGCAACTAAAGTCCTTTTCGATAATCTTGACGCAAGGGGTTTATATTGTCTTTCTTCTGAAATTATAAATGTTACTGAATCAGTGGGAAGAGTAACTGCAGTGCCTATATTTGCAAGATATTCATCTCCCTTCTATCATTCTGCTGCAATGGATGGATATGCAGTGCGGTTTGCTGAAACATTTAGTGCTTCTGAGGCGTCACCGTGTTTATTGAAAATAGGGCAAGATGCTGTATATGTAGATACAGGAGACCCAATGCCAGAGGGATTTAATGCAGTAGTCATGATAGAGGATGTGAATGTTATTACAGGTCAAGGAGAAGAATATATTGAGATCTATCAGCCTGTCACTCCGTATCAGCATGTGAGAACTATTGGTGAAGATATTGTGGCAACTGAGTTAATCGTTCCTGAAAACCACAAGATAAGGTCAGTAGATATAGGAGCTATGCTTGCGAGTGGGCATACAGAGGTGTCTGTACGAAAAAGGCCTTTGGTTTCGATTATACCTACAGGCACAGAGATTATAGAACCAGATGTAGTAAGGAATAGACCACCTAATCCACCAGAAATAATAGAGTATAATTCTTCGGTTCTTTCAGGACTTGTGAAGGAATCAGGTGCTGAAGCCATTAGATTTCCTATTGTTAAAGATAAACTTGATGAAATTAAAAGGTCCATAAGCATGGCAGTGGAGACATCAGATATTGTTCTTATTAATGCAGGATCAGGAAGGGGATCCGAAGACTATACATTGACAGCCATAAAGGAACTTGGAGAGGTGATTATAAATGGTATTTCCATAAAGCCCGGTAAACCTCTTATTGTTGGTTTTGTTGATAATAAGCCTGTATTCGGTATCCCAGGCTATCCTGTTTCTGCATATTTGACATTTCAGTTGTTTGTGAAGCCTGTTATTGCAAGATTTCTTGGTATAGCAGTAGAAGAGAATGAAAAGATAAAAGCAACGATCTCAAGGCAGATAGCGTCTCCTATGGGAGTTGATGAGTTTATAAGGGTAAAGGTCGGTGTTGTTAATGAGAGGTATATTGCAACTCCTGTTGGAAGGGGAGCAGGTCTATTAATGTCCCTTGTCAGGGCTGATGGTATTGTAAGGATTTCTGCACACACAGAGGCACTAAGTGTTGGGACACAGGTCGAGGTTGAGCTTATAAGACAGAAAAATGATATTAAAAATACGATAGTATGCATAGGCAGTCATGATAATACTCTTGATATCCTTGCGAATATCATAAAGAAGAATTATCCTAAATTTTCTTTATCATCTGCTCATGTAGGCTCAATGGGAGGCTTAATAGCATTAAAGAGGGGTGAAGCCCATTTTGCAGGAACACATCTTTTAGATGAACAGTCAGGTGAGTATAACATTCCATTTGTGAAGAGATTACTTTCTGACAAAAAAATTCTTCTTGTTAATCTTGCCTATCGACAACAGGGGCTTCTGGTAAAAAAAGGCAATCCAAAGGGCATAAAAGGATTTAAAGACCTTGTAAGAGATGATGTGATTTTTATTAACAGGCAAGGAGGCTCTGGCACAAGGCTTTTGCTGGATAAACATCTAAAAGATCTCGGAATCAACCCATACACGGTGAAGGGGTATGACAGGGAGGAATATACACATATGGCGGTTGCATCTGCTGTGCTAACAGGACTTGCAGATACAGGTCTTGCAATCTATTCTTCTGCAAATGCCCTCGGTTTAGATTTTATCCCTGTTGCAAATGAACGATATGATCTGGCTATTCCTGTGGAATTTGTGGATACAGAAATGATAAGGATAATTCTCAAGATATTAAGAGAAGATGAGGAATTTAAAATGGCAGTAGAATCACTCGGAGGATATGATATAAGGGATATGGGGAAGGTGATTTTTGAAGGATGA
- the fdhE gene encoding formate dehydrogenase accessory protein FdhE → MQRIFCSFCATSGHFKRIGCPVCLNADTSKLNIIMIEDEKNFRIDTCDACGSYIKTIEAGLMNELNPDISDLISLHLDIIAQDKGYRRNSPNPLGMKRILNT, encoded by the coding sequence ATACAAAGAATATTTTGCTCTTTTTGCGCGACATCAGGACATTTTAAACGAATAGGCTGTCCTGTCTGTCTTAATGCTGATACATCAAAATTAAATATTATTATGATTGAGGATGAAAAGAACTTCAGGATTGATACCTGCGATGCATGTGGCTCTTATATCAAGACCATAGAGGCAGGCTTGATGAACGAGCTTAATCCAGATATTTCTGACCTCATCAGTCTGCATCTGGATATTATCGCGCAGGATAAAGGTTATAGAAGAAATTCACCGAATCCACTGGGAATGAAAAGAATATTGAATACTTAA
- a CDS encoding IS110 family transposase, translated as MHGKNYNKQIAKRQRVKRTTLVIGMDIGNEFNAMCLMNKDGEVLGKYSRIYNSRKGFNFFSKIIEAMKKKKGFKDVLIGMEPTGHYWRKIAYFGKDKGYEVRFVRTTALRHQRELDESSSAKSDIRDAVTIANITREGKYIDTVIEDGVFRQLRTLAHVRERIQRYNTGSKHALRAVLDDYFPELNGIFWSMKSKGLWAVLENCPFPEDVKRLGQKELTELIAKSTRRKGSAAKKAAELYHAAKETVGLKQIGIADRYRLKMYLEEVKRSEAQLKDIEEEMKKLLGEVPCAKNILSIPGVGVLSCAVFLGELGNPSNFKSPKQIIKYAGYDPRENDSGQSIGRKRISKKGRWMLRKYLYFMSMRAIHRSKFFSEYYYSKLKSSNRFGQPLKKKEAICAVAIKLIKVIFALLRDNRMFTAKAPALALAA; from the coding sequence ATGCATGGGAAAAATTATAACAAGCAGATAGCAAAGCGTCAAAGAGTAAAGAGGACGACACTGGTGATTGGGATGGACATAGGGAACGAATTTAATGCGATGTGTCTGATGAACAAAGACGGAGAGGTATTGGGCAAGTATTCCCGTATATACAACAGCAGGAAAGGTTTTAACTTTTTCTCAAAGATAATAGAAGCGATGAAAAAGAAAAAAGGATTCAAGGATGTGTTAATAGGCATGGAGCCGACAGGACATTATTGGAGGAAGATAGCTTATTTTGGTAAAGACAAGGGGTATGAAGTTAGGTTTGTCAGGACAACGGCGTTAAGACATCAAAGAGAGCTTGACGAAAGTTCCTCGGCCAAGAGCGACATCAGGGATGCGGTAACAATAGCCAACATAACGAGAGAGGGCAAGTATATAGACACCGTTATAGAAGACGGCGTATTTAGGCAACTAAGGACATTAGCCCATGTACGGGAACGGATACAGAGATACAACACAGGTTCAAAGCATGCATTGAGAGCAGTATTAGATGATTATTTCCCTGAGCTAAATGGAATCTTCTGGTCAATGAAGTCTAAAGGTTTATGGGCAGTGCTGGAGAACTGTCCATTTCCCGAAGACGTAAAAAGGCTTGGACAAAAGGAGTTGACAGAGCTTATAGCAAAGAGCACACGACGCAAAGGCTCAGCAGCAAAGAAGGCTGCGGAGCTTTACCATGCAGCAAAAGAAACAGTTGGACTTAAACAGATAGGCATAGCAGATCGTTACAGATTAAAGATGTATTTGGAGGAAGTAAAGCGTTCGGAGGCGCAACTGAAAGACATAGAGGAAGAGATGAAGAAACTGTTAGGAGAAGTCCCCTGTGCAAAGAACATACTGTCGATTCCCGGTGTAGGAGTTTTATCCTGTGCAGTGTTTTTGGGAGAACTGGGGAATCCTTCTAACTTTAAGAGCCCTAAACAGATAATCAAATACGCTGGATATGATCCTCGGGAGAACGATTCTGGACAAAGCATAGGGAGAAAGAGGATATCAAAGAAGGGGCGCTGGATGCTGAGGAAATATCTCTATTTTATGAGCATGAGAGCTATACATCGGAGCAAGTTTTTCAGTGAATATTATTATAGCAAGTTAAAGAGCAGCAATCGATTTGGGCAGCCATTAAAGAAAAAAGAAGCGATATGTGCGGTGGCCATAAAACTGATAAAAGTGATATTTGCGCTGCTAAGAGACAATAGAATGTTTACCGCTAAAGCGCCTGCATTGGCATTAGCGGCATAA
- a CDS encoding integrase core domain-containing protein — translation MVASLRRFLENEVAQQRLKIIKFYEKYGEEATKEAFGVDRKLISKWRKRLKENGGRLEALVPHSTRPKRTRKSEIPFDIIDFIRKLRERYPRLGKEKIKPLLDEYCKDRGLKTVSEATIGNIIKRHNFFFQKSGRIYHDPNSKWAKNSKDRQKRTKVKYPPRHGELGHIVSDTVERITDGIKDYFYSAIDATGKFALTLNYKRLNSRNMKDFYERFKSVYPCEIKVWQSDNGSENLGEFDKVLKKDGIPHLFSYPRCPKINAHIERYNRTIQEEFIDNHVDIIHDKRLFHQQLADYLIFYNTKRIHKSLNKKTPIQFIIEKAYYKGVS, via the coding sequence ATGGTTGCCAGCCTTAGAAGATTTTTGGAAAATGAAGTTGCACAGCAAAGACTAAAGATTATCAAGTTTTATGAGAAGTATGGGGAGGAAGCAACAAAGGAAGCATTTGGGGTTGACAGGAAATTAATAAGCAAATGGCGTAAGAGGCTAAAAGAAAACGGTGGAAGACTTGAGGCATTAGTACCGCACAGCACACGTCCTAAAAGAACAAGGAAGTCAGAGATACCATTTGATATAATTGATTTTATAAGGAAATTAAGGGAAAGGTATCCGAGACTTGGGAAAGAAAAGATAAAGCCTCTTTTAGATGAATACTGCAAAGATAGAGGATTAAAGACAGTTTCTGAAGCAACTATAGGCAATATCATCAAAAGGCATAACTTCTTCTTTCAGAAATCAGGCAGGATATATCATGACCCTAACAGCAAATGGGCTAAAAACAGTAAAGACAGGCAGAAGAGGACAAAGGTGAAATATCCACCAAGGCATGGAGAATTAGGGCATATAGTATCTGATACTGTGGAAAGAATCACAGATGGAATTAAAGATTACTTTTACAGTGCCATAGATGCCACAGGGAAATTTGCTTTGACATTAAACTATAAAAGACTAAATAGCAGAAATATGAAAGACTTCTATGAGAGGTTTAAATCAGTGTATCCTTGTGAAATAAAGGTCTGGCAGTCTGATAATGGTTCTGAAAACCTCGGAGAATTTGATAAAGTGCTTAAGAAAGATGGTATTCCTCATCTGTTTAGTTATCCCAGATGTCCAAAAATCAATGCCCACATAGAAAGATATAACAGAACCATACAGGAAGAGTTTATAGATAATCATGTGGACATCATTCATGATAAGAGGCTGTTTCATCAACAACTTGCTGATTACTTAATCTTCTATAATACCAAAAGAATTCATAAATCACTCAACAAAAAAACACCTATACAGTTTATAATTGAAAAAGCTTACTATAAGGGAGTGAGCTAA
- a CDS encoding bactofilin family protein: MFLKKNNKLEALIGSDSEFKGDITANGTLRIDGKITGNIIADSVILGDKASVTGDIKARCVVIGGIVEGNVNADELVEIKHTGKLFGDIHTSKLSVAEGGIFEGRSIIQKDETKIIDFPAKEASAK; encoded by the coding sequence ATGTTTCTTAAAAAAAATAATAAGCTTGAGGCATTAATTGGTTCTGATTCAGAATTTAAAGGTGATATAACAGCTAATGGAACTCTAAGGATTGATGGAAAGATAACAGGAAACATTATTGCAGATTCTGTTATTCTTGGTGATAAAGCCTCTGTTACTGGTGATATAAAGGCGCGGTGTGTAGTAATTGGTGGCATTGTAGAGGGAAATGTCAACGCAGATGAGCTTGTAGAGATTAAACATACCGGGAAGCTGTTTGGCGATATTCATACAAGTAAGCTTTCTGTTGCAGAAGGTGGCATATTTGAAGGTCGATCTATTATTCAAAAAGACGAGACAAAGATAATAGATTTTCCTGCTAAAGAGGCCTCGGCAAAATAA
- a CDS encoding M23 family metallopeptidase has product MYKLKRFIRRLFTPVTIMLIPHDSKRTINVKLPSIGVVSSVVLWLVGSIYVISIAIDTIEYYNMKSKLNFYMGQFVELRTTISLLEKAEAEFKRLLSFKSRDKILENVDTQINVHDAGSLDMDLLKDQIKNTVEKVAEIQQFLKNQKDIYISTPKGWPVIGRITSEFGPRENPRYGGQEFHSGLDISAATGTPVRATADGIVSFAGWSAGNGNLVVVEHGFGYSTFYAHNSSIAVKVGQKVKRGDTIAYVGSTGNTTGPHLHYEVWHNGKAVNPVDFLKNG; this is encoded by the coding sequence ATGTATAAACTAAAAAGATTTATTAGAAGACTTTTCACTCCCGTTACTATAATGCTCATACCTCATGACAGCAAACGGACAATTAATGTAAAACTCCCATCCATTGGTGTTGTGTCATCAGTTGTATTATGGCTGGTTGGTTCTATTTATGTGATTTCCATTGCTATAGACACTATTGAGTACTACAACATGAAAAGCAAGTTGAATTTTTACATGGGACAGTTTGTAGAGCTTAGAACAACTATATCCTTACTTGAAAAGGCAGAGGCAGAGTTTAAGAGATTGTTATCTTTTAAAAGCAGGGATAAGATACTTGAAAATGTAGATACACAGATCAATGTACACGATGCTGGCTCTCTGGATATGGATTTATTAAAAGATCAGATAAAAAATACAGTTGAGAAGGTTGCTGAAATTCAGCAATTCTTGAAGAATCAAAAAGATATATATATTTCAACTCCAAAAGGATGGCCTGTCATAGGAAGGATAACATCAGAATTTGGCCCCAGAGAAAATCCGAGGTACGGAGGGCAAGAATTTCATTCAGGACTTGACATTTCTGCTGCTACCGGCACTCCTGTAAGGGCTACTGCTGATGGAATTGTAAGCTTTGCAGGGTGGAGTGCTGGTAATGGTAATCTTGTGGTTGTAGAGCATGGCTTTGGATATTCCACATTTTATGCACATAATAGTTCAATAGCTGTTAAAGTAGGGCAAAAGGTAAAAAGGGGAGATACTATAGCTTATGTAGGCTCTACAGGTAATACTACAGGACCACATTTGCACTACGAGGTATGGCACAATGGCAAGGCTGTAAATCCAGTAGATTTTCTCAAAAATGGTTAG
- the purM gene encoding phosphoribosylformylglycinamidine cyclo-ligase has translation MEELTYKKAGVDIDEGDRFVSLISPLVKKTFRPEVMTDIGSFGALFKLDVGKYKEPVLVSGTDGVGTKLKIAFMMDRHDTIGIDLVAMCVNDILTLGAEPLFFLDYLATGKLKPEKAKDVVKGIVEGCRESGCALIGGETAEMPGFYGEEEYDLAGFAVGVVDKDRIIDGSKIKEGDVIIGLASSGLHSNGYSLARKVFFDVAKFDIDTHIPELDTTIGEELLKPTRIYVKAFNALKEKMDIHGMAHITGGGIVGNVPRIIKNGLTAVITENSWPVLPIFNIIKRLGHVPDNDMKKTFNLGIGYVIVLPEENSVHSISVLKQYGFDAYHIGFIEKGGEKIRYV, from the coding sequence ATGGAAGAGTTAACATACAAAAAGGCAGGTGTTGATATTGACGAAGGCGACAGGTTTGTTAGCCTCATCTCTCCTTTAGTGAAAAAGACATTTAGGCCGGAGGTTATGACAGATATAGGTTCGTTTGGTGCATTGTTCAAACTGGATGTTGGAAAATATAAAGAGCCTGTGCTTGTGAGCGGCACTGACGGGGTAGGGACAAAATTAAAGATTGCATTTATGATGGACAGGCACGATACAATTGGCATTGACCTTGTTGCAATGTGTGTGAATGATATTCTCACTCTTGGTGCAGAACCCTTGTTTTTCCTTGATTATCTTGCAACAGGAAAACTTAAACCAGAAAAGGCAAAGGATGTGGTAAAAGGCATTGTAGAAGGCTGTAGAGAGTCAGGATGCGCTTTGATTGGTGGAGAGACTGCAGAGATGCCTGGATTTTATGGAGAGGAAGAATATGACCTTGCAGGTTTTGCTGTGGGAGTTGTGGATAAAGATAGGATCATAGACGGCTCAAAGATTAAAGAAGGAGATGTTATCATAGGATTAGCATCGAGTGGTCTGCATAGCAATGGTTATTCACTTGCAAGAAAGGTATTTTTCGATGTGGCTAAATTCGATATTGATACACACATACCTGAGCTTGACACTACAATTGGAGAGGAACTACTCAAGCCCACGAGGATATATGTGAAGGCATTTAATGCATTGAAGGAAAAAATGGATATTCATGGGATGGCACATATAACAGGTGGGGGAATTGTGGGTAATGTGCCGAGAATAATAAAAAACGGGCTTACAGCAGTAATAACAGAGAATTCCTGGCCGGTGCTGCCTATATTTAATATTATCAAAAGGCTTGGTCATGTCCCTGACAATGATATGAAAAAAACCTTTAATCTTGGCATAGGATATGTTATAGTATTACCTGAAGAAAATTCCGTCCATTCAATTTCTGTTTTAAAACAATATGGATTTGACGCTTACCATATTGGATTTATTGAGAAAGGAGGAGAAAAGATACGCTATGTATAA
- the nadC gene encoding carboxylating nicotinate-nucleotide diphosphorylase: protein MDELNYSYLLKETIRIAIQEDIGHGDITSLLIIPDEKKVRANIIAKEDFILAGMPFVREVFNAIDPDIAIQISFDEGAYVKKGSIVAKISGRARSLLAGERISLNILQRISGIATMTNQFVKKIGGLSAKIADTRKTMPGMRIMEKYGVRIGGGVNHRFGLYDGILIKDNHIKIAGSIKKAIDLAKKGHHLLKIEIEVKNLDELKEALDAGVDVIMLDNMSILDMAKAVKIAKGKAIVEASGNVSMENVRSIAETGVDIISIGALTHSARAVDISMKIV from the coding sequence GTGGATGAGTTGAATTATTCCTATCTGCTAAAGGAGACGATCCGAATTGCCATTCAGGAAGATATCGGTCATGGTGATATAACATCTCTTTTGATTATCCCTGATGAAAAAAAAGTAAGAGCCAACATTATTGCAAAGGAAGATTTTATACTTGCGGGTATGCCTTTTGTCAGAGAGGTGTTTAATGCAATAGACCCTGATATTGCAATACAAATATCTTTTGATGAAGGTGCATATGTTAAGAAAGGTAGTATAGTTGCAAAAATTTCAGGAAGAGCAAGGAGTCTCCTTGCAGGAGAGAGAATTTCATTGAATATCCTTCAGCGAATATCTGGAATTGCTACGATGACAAATCAGTTTGTAAAAAAGATAGGGGGATTATCTGCAAAGATTGCTGATACCAGAAAGACCATGCCCGGAATGCGTATTATGGAAAAATATGGCGTTAGAATTGGCGGTGGAGTGAATCACAGATTTGGACTTTACGATGGCATCTTAATTAAGGACAATCATATAAAGATAGCAGGTAGTATAAAAAAGGCTATAGATCTGGCAAAAAAAGGACATCACCTTCTTAAAATAGAAATAGAAGTAAAAAACTTAGATGAATTAAAAGAGGCATTGGATGCAGGAGTTGATGTCATTATGCTTGATAATATGTCTATACTTGATATGGCAAAGGCGGTAAAGATTGCGAAAGGTAAAGCTATTGTTGAGGCATCTGGAAATGTAAGCATGGAAAATGTCAGAAGCATTGCAGAGACAGGAGTTGATATAATATCTATCGGTGCATTAACTCACTCTGCAAGGGCTGTGGATATAAGCATGAAGATAGTTTAG